Genomic segment of Porites lutea chromosome 13, jaPorLute2.1, whole genome shotgun sequence:
CTACAGCGTAAGTTATAAAGCTAGTGAAGCGATATCACGAGCCGcctgttttgctttactttagTGGTTTTCTTGGCTGACTTGCTTGATTCTCCCTtcagatgttttgtctgaataacaaaattcacttttccctaGCTAACGCTAATAATAGcacaagttttaaaataaaaatggtgAAATGGTTTGGAGGATTCCGGCCGTTCGCaagctcagaaaaaaataaaggtgtATGTTCACGATAAAGGCTAAATTTAGTTTAAGATCTACTAttcaatttgtttgtttctttttagtttgttttgttcgctttttcaattttctttgccATTTCAGTTTAGGTTTATTCTTTCTAGGTAAACTGTCGTGCCCATGAACTTTTTGATCTGACACAACTCGACGTTTGAAGCGACGATCTAGAAAACAGTGTACTGCGGCAAGTTCTGTATTGGAGCTAATTTATACAACAGGATAAATTGCAGTTAATGTGATAACCATAAACCCGCCCTTACCGGTAGTGGAATCAGCTCACTTCCTTTTAGGGTCACTTCCTGCATGTGACCCCTGTCACACTAAGTGTTTCGCTCAGCCAATTAGATGCCAGCTATCACATGTACAGTTGATGCCTATATTTTCGCGCCTAGCTCAGCAAAATAGCACTTCATATTCTTCTCTTCGTGGAACAAAATGTTTGTTACTTATAGCCTGgattttttcttcatgaattggaatttttgctaaGCTGTAATGACGAGATCACCGTTTAGGAAGAGTTACCTTGATCTTCTACCTGCGTATAAGCCGTACGCGTTTGAGTTTTTCTGGACAGACCTTCCACGAATCGAAGAGATGTTGCACCGCCGCTCTTGGTCAAACTCCGTCCTTGGAACATTGATCTACAATCGTGCAACTCTCCTCTCGAATATCGCTGCTTTCTCCTCTTCTTGAACTTTCGATATCCTCTGGCATGTGCCGTCACTTAGGCCGTTTCGACTCTCTCGGCTGGCACTTCACAGTCAAGGTTCCTCCGCAGCAAATCATCTTAGCCCAGTGTGTCTTCCTTTGGGATCAGAGTTGCTCTCTCATGCTTCAGGTGCGGTATTTTTCTGGTCTATCGATAGTTAACTTAATATTCTTATTATATTGTGTCTCGAACGACATCTGTGTTTGCAATATTGTGTGCATGTGACTGTACTGAGCGCTTTCAGACATGGAAAGTTATTTTTGAGTTCACTTATTCTTATGAAGAAGGACTTGGCGCCGCGGCCTCTGAAATTCACTTTATTCAAGTCCCGGGGATTCAAGTATGCATGTCCGTGCTTTTATTATGCTCTTACTACGGCGTAAGAAAGAATACGGACTGTTAAAATCAAATCTGTGACGATTGGGTCTTCGaggttttttcaaataatggattgaatttcagttttaattctttattcACATCTAACATATTATGACTTGAGAATGATACATGACAGAAAATCATCAAGGTCGGTTTCATGCTTCGCACGTGCAGACTGCTCCTTTCAAAAGGCGCGTTTTTTACAGTATTCGGAAATCAAAAATTTCCTTCGTTCTCCGGATCATAAAGAGGAATTATTGCtagttttcagtgtcacgccattcaaaatagatcaaaataaaaatcaaaaccgttcattAGATAAAGTCCAGCATCttggaaatgaaaggaggtacatatacaaagaccctcacCAAGactcaggtcagaggaatatttcgtatacgtgATATCCGTAGAAATGTTTTCCctaaacttatagagatttgtatggagacgccatgcaacatggcggacggaaaccaacagaaacatctgttaccgagttttgctacaaaagggTGAATTTATCCTTcaagaaactcataaacatgaAAGTagtactttttctaatacatgaactgtttaggtggcaaaatttcctgaaataagtcattttttaatCCTACACGACAGCTCTTTTGGCCCTCATGTAAAttctgcgtcacgcaaaagcttagaaattcaagcgtattctatcacaaaaccaagaacccttttgaagcgaaaatttgtatgaaaattagttttcagctgctctaatgcatcgtgaaagttaaaatctcggtaggatagtgacgtcatgtaaaaactaGCAATAAGCTAAAATTTTCAGGGATTACCACCTCTCAGGGCGTGGGGATCCGGACCCCAGAGAGAGGGTTAGGACCTCCCTTTAGCCtggttgttgtgttgttgttgcgtGATAATGTTTTTTATTGGGTGAGTCCTGTCGTTCGGAGCTCACCTttcttgttgtggttgtccccagggggcctgggaattaggatcccagagagaggattaggacctctctgtagctTGGGGACTTGACGACTTGTTGTGGTCgtccccagggggcctgggaattaggatcccagagagaggattaggacctctctgtagcctggggacttgatggcttgttgtggttgtccctagggggcctgggaattaggatcccagagagaggattaggacctctctgtagcctggggacttgattGTCTGTTGTGGTCgtccccagggggcctgggaattaggatcccagagagaggattaggacctctgtgtagcctggggacttgatggtttgttgtggttgtccccagggggAAAACATATAAGCgcagatataaaaaaaaataataaaaataacaaagtaataaaaaataacaataaaaaacaaacaaacaaaaaaacaaacaaacaaaaaaacaaacaaaacaaacaaacaaacaaatacaaaaaaaatacaaaataaaaataaataaataaaaaataaaaaaaataccaaaaaaataaataaataaataaaataaataaatacaaaaaaaaaaacaacaacaaaaaaaatacacaaatacaaaatacaaaaaaaaaaaaaaaatcaggaccAGGATCAGGaccccagagagaggattaggacctctctttAGCCtggttgttgtgttgttgttgcgtGATAATGGTCTCATTGGGTGAGTCCTCTCTTTTGGAGCTAACCTTTCTTCTTGTCGTTGTCCCCAAGGGGGCCTCGGAATGTACTATTGTCATTGTTTTAATAATTGGGTTGAAACCATAAATTATACAGTTACTTTTAGTAGCTTACAAACAACAACCATGAGCATGTGTATTCCGATTTATCGATAAagcattgtttaaaaaattttgtcaatatATATTGGGTTCTCACATCTTAGTATCTGGCCCTGACTTGATAGATACACCAGTTGCATCCAGTTTGTGTAATTAGTCAACTAATTGTGGTTAATTCACAGACTgatcctttgttttgttgtttgttattgCATATCTCCCCATCTGCTGTGGAGGAAGTCTTAGCCCGCTGACCAACTTCCTGCTGTTCCTGGTCAAGTCCTCAGCTGATACCTAGTCGATGGGACATTTGCCCAGTCTAATCTTACACGCAATGTTCAAGTACCATGTGACCATTGTTTCAAGTGACATTTGACTCTGGAAATAGCCCTACAATTCCTGTTGTTCGTCTATGGGGAATACCCCTTTGGGGTATTTGTGGGGATGAAGTGCTCCCATACAGGTCACACTTTGCCCCATAGACTCTTGTTACTCCTTAAACCGGGGAATTAGACATCTAGAGAGGTCTTTCCACCTCTCCAGTACCCAGgggggattatcacctccaCTCACAACCTTGGGGGATTATCaacccctagagaggattatcacctagcttctcactatcctgggggattatcacccccaagagaggattatcacctctcactatcctgggggattatcactccctagagaggattatcacctctccccttgtagatttcggactgttacaccaatatgtagagaaaagtgacctACTGTCCATATTTGGAGTACTTCATCCCTCACCCCTTTTTTCCCCATAATAATTCTGGTCTAGTTACTTGCTTTATCTAAGGGGTTATGGGTTAAGAGCATTAATTGCATTGTATACAGATTGACAATTAAAAGTCAATAAAGCTAGtgtatgtgtaaaataatcgTCAAGACGTGATTGtcttattattttaaatgtgCTTACTTGCTGGCTGGGAATTCATTTCTGCAGTAATGAAAGTCAAGCCGTGAAATGCATGGACACTCGCAACTTGACACCGGTGGATTGGAGCATTCTCTGTTGGTTCCGCATGTTATGCAACTTCGAAATGGACAGGAATCATCCCGCTTTTTGATACCTAAACGAGAACGACATTCACGATGAAGGCAAAtactttaatattttaatacCCTTCATGCTTCCAGGGTTTCTTACTTCGAATATCATCTCTCTAAAGTAAAATGACAATTTTACCCAAGATCACTTaattttccaaataatttaccTAAAAATGCATTACTTCCAGCAACTTTAGCAAGCTGGTATTGCCTACATCGCTGTCCTGTTGTCAGTGTGTTGAGGCCTTGAAACGGGATGCTCAGCTCGTAGAAATTTTCCGTGTGAATCTTTTCCAAGTGTCTACATCTTTTCTTTACCAAATGTCCTTTCTGTAACAGGTCCTCGGCtatctctttttcttttgctgtgaTGTGGACGTACTCAAGATCTTTTGCTTGAATGTCTGGCGACAAAAAGTCTTTGTGCATGACGACAAAACCAGCTCCGTCTAACACAAAGCATTCGTAGTTGCCATCTTTGCAGCTGGGAAAAGTGTCCGTTAAGAGTCTGACAGGAAATATGTGTTTAATTTAGTTCTTGGGAAAGTCTGGTAGTAAAAAGCAACATTATCTTCTTGATAAAAGgcattcttaaaaaaaaaaaagccttattGGCTCTGCCACGACACTGTAAAAAAAAGTCACCCCACTATTTTGCTAGTCGACATGAAGAACACAGAAAGAAGAGCAAGATGAATAACTTACTTATGAAAATAAGACAAGGGAAAGTCTGCACCCATAACACCAATGACCTGGTCATTTGCGCTGTGTTTGTGAGTAGCTTCACCGCGGTATATAGTGTGGGAGGCGGTTATAACTACTCCTGATCCAAATGCGTCTATGTAAGGAGTGGACAAAGAAACACGTCCCGTGTTTCTGAGTGCGGCATGGTACctattgtaaaaataaaaacatatccAGTTAGTCATAAAGCTAAAGTATCGTCCTCCACATTATTTCGCGTAAAAGGTGTGTTTATTACCTTAAGGTCTACAACGGATGGAGAGGGTGGGAAAGCCTGCAATTATTTAAAGAGTAACGGGTGTCCTTCATTTTCGTCGGTAGCTCGAAATAGTCATCTGACTAACAGACCTGAGGCCGACGATACGCTCACTTCACCCCTCTCTGTCCATCAGTGCTTTTTAAAGCTGCACGGAAAGGAAACTATAGAATGGAAGGACTTGAGGTTGAACCTGGGAATCAAATTCGGGACCTCCCGTCCAGAAGGCAGTGCACTAACCTTTGCTAATCCTTCCTTCGAATTATCTAGGCGTCTCCTCTTTAGGAACTTTTTTACGTTGTGATAAACACATTTTGGCAAACGCAAAATGACAGTCGGATATAACGCCATAAATCTTATTAGATTaagccattttaaaaaatagCGTTATATCCGACTGTCATTTAGAGTTTGCCAACATGTGTTTATCATAACATGAAAGTAAAAATGCTATCACAACACCTCTTTGTATCAAAATAATATAACTTGTTAATAGTACCAATTAGATCTCGAGAAGTAGACCCAGTTTTGAGAAGGAAGACTAAAATAATCGTATTACCATGGTCGTTTCGTTGGATCATATGATTTTGCAATCAATGTCCCAGGTGTTATTCTAAACACACCGTTGGCTGTGCCAAAATATCTCCACACCAAGTATTTTGTATATTCCGCCTTTTCGCGTAACCAAATGTCATCGACCTTGCTGGAAACCAGCACTGTGTCTCTAACGCCtggtttgaacccaggattAATAGCACTTGAACTTGTCATGTACGATTTGTATGACTTCACTCGGGACACTATCTCGTCCAAGCCTAAGTAGGTGTAAGGGTCTGTGAAAGCCTCAGCACCAAACTTCACAACAGTTGTTCCTTCAAATGAGTAAAAGGTTTAGGTTAGAAGTTTCAAAGCATGGTTTACTGAACGGAACTAAGAAAGTAGTTAGATCTCGACGAGCGGACAACATGCATTTCCTGGGAATAGTGGAACGTTGACATCACAAGTCATAGAATTTAAAATGTTGCCCGCTCAAAGACTCTTCgcggataaaaaaaaaaaattattgtttaataTCATGTGACCTGGAAGAAACAGATAACTGCAGCGACCTTTGTTAGGAaattaaccaacaacaacaaaaacgaaaaaaaaagcaggccccagttgttcaaaaggtggataagtAAACGTTATCtttatccagtagataacgcAACTGGTTTCCcccaaatacttatccactgCATAGATAATGATTTATCTGGTGAATAGTGATCattcggtggatagcgttattcaCCTTTCTAACAACTGGCGTCAGCCATTTTACAAGCagtaattgcccccgcagggatttcgctaAGAAGGCGAAACCCCCAGGAAGCACTcaagtaactcgcgcgtatattaaggaaagtacttacagttgaaatatacagtcatacagccaatatagaaaaaaatctcgatttacttgaacaggggccgcgaggaatcggtaggtaatgatgacgtttctattgtttgcgcccgcaagtacgaaatagTAAGGATGACgtaaaggcagaaaaaaaaccgaagggaccgctcaggtagcTTTTATGACATTTATTATGCAATCATACCTTGATaatcttttgcgttacgcagaGACATTCTGTACGtagagcagttgttttgaaagttatggaccaaaagacgttaagcgcagatgaggttataaggtgtgttcaactgtgtatatataaatacTCGGAGaatttgccagacacgagttcacaaatctttggttggaaccttgccagacactctttctctcaattgaccggaataagactcagccacaaacaagcaagacgagtgaacaacggctagcttatcactagcagaacgatggacgattacagaaattcgccgacaatcaaattctgtgctgacttattccctgcttgCAGAcgtccttccgttataaagtttaaaataagactagaatgcgcgagcaaataaaatgaactgaatgtaaaaagtgaaagagaaatagcgaaatattcagcttctaattaaatcttttcttatggtttagaataaactcttgtcgaaactgagaatgttttgatcaaagctgtgcaaatcgagctgaaactgtgcatggaaccttgcgtttcctgtatttatctcacctattgtatggaatatgtgtaaAAATGTTCATtgtgaatcggtatatttcaaagagctacacaacgagcaagaatactattgaccaacaatatacagaactggggcagctgtagtgtcaactatcaCTAGTTATAGAAATGTGTGGGCACCTTAGCATTACGGGAGGAAAAGTTCGATCGCTTAACGCTGGACTGGATGGAGGCGGGATAAGCTTGCTGCCTCATCTTTTGGTCGATTGCTGTCGCACAGATCATGGTATCCTAGCTTTTAAGAATGTTTAGCGCTAGGCTATCACATGGATTAAGTTTGTGTCAGTAGTATTTACAGAAACACAAGAACTATGAAAAAGTTCGAATATTCCTACGTAAACGCTCCCCACTAGTCGTTAGCTAGGCGTCTTTTGTCTCGCGTAGTCAATCGCTTcaaaattttcccaaaaaagAATAACACCGTTATCGCCAAATTCATAAAAGGTTCCTTAGAAAAATGCATTTCAGGAATTTTTAACTTCGTACTAGTTTATCAGCAATCaagtttttgtttattcattatTTCGTTTAACTTACCTATAGCTGCATATCTAGAAAAGTGAGCGCAGGGTTCATCCGGCCTTACTAAATCCAAACGATGATAGAGAAATTTGAAATCTGTTTGAAAATTAGGAAGAACAGGcaaattacaataattaaagAGTTTATGTTAAAACTAGCGTAACAAGCACTTGTGATTCTTATGACAAAATTTCTTGAAGTACTAttaagactgaaaaaatgcGAGCCCTTTGCTGACTTTTTTCTGTGCCTCTTTTGTGAACAGTTAAATTGGTGTGAAAGAGAAGTAACGAACAAACCTCGACAACATGAAGAAATGAGGTCTGGGCTatggtggacaatttcatacgaATCACATACCCTGATTTGGTGCCTTTGTTAACAGGAACGCGGGAAAGGTTTATTTAGCACAGAAACACCACGCTAAATTAGGCTTGCGATCTCCTCTCGTCTACCGCAACCAAGAATGTTCACCGCGATAAGATATGATGACGACAATAATAGCgacgataatgataattaaattatgatgatgatggagACTGTCAGACTTACGTGAAGTTCATTTGAGGAGAACTTGTTCAGAAGAATGCATTTCCGTACAGAATGGGGAAAGGCAAGGGGAAGAGAAGAGAGAGCGAAGGTAAGGTTTCCTCCCTTTCTTCCGCCATCTCCTTCCCCGTCTCTTCCATTTAAAACGTATTTACCTACTCCTTAAAGACGGTTTAATACTCTACTTATTAAGAAATCTAAAGCAACTCATGGCCGATTGCGTTCTTTGTCGTTAAGATCTATATTCAATTTTCCGATTCTACAAATTCGTCTTTTTATCGATGAACACGAAAGTTCAATCTTCAGTTATATTTAGAACTTTTAATTGTATGTTGATAATATGGTAATGTACTTACCTGAAGGAATACTTTGAGTTGAGAGTGTTTCATCCTTATCGCCATCTGCCACCACAATTCCAACGGTGAATTTGGTTTTTTCAACTGTTCTCCAGAAGTACGTAGATGGTATATCTAAAACTGAAACTCCCTCCTTGATTTTTCCACCACGAGCAAGAAACCGCTTTGACGTAAATGATTTCATCCCGGATCTACCGCTATcaaagccgaaaaaaaaaacataataaaaagcGTAATGGATATAAAAGTAAATGGATTCTTCTCGTATCCCTAAGGATGAATAGTGTTTTTCGGCACTAAATGCTCCAAAGCACTCACACTTTGATGGAGTTGAAAATCTCATTAAATCCAGGTTCTGGTTCCAAAGCTGTAATGTCCATAAAAATTGGGTCACCGTAGGCGTCTGAAGGGGCTGGGAGAAGAGGGTGCATCATGGTCCTTCCAGAACTATCCGCCATCCAGGCATAACTTCGCTGGCCTCTTTGAAAATATGTAACTTCAGACAGAAGATCTGCCATGCTGAGATCTGTCCCAACAACACCGATGAATTTTCCTTGATGATAACATGGCAGTGTTATCGAAGTTAACAGACCTATAGGAATAGGAAAACCAATGAGACACCATAAAAGTAGGGAATATGAGAATAATAGCGAGTGTGCATATATGTTGACATCTAAATATATATTGTAGATTCAGGGAAGGCGAAGCGAGACTCTGGTGGGATCGTTGaggaaatttttttctgaactttcGCCCTAAAAAGACGAAACTGAATTCCTTCTGAAAAAATCGACCTGAGCCTGTGATCATTTGAAATCCAATAACTGGTCTgcggaaaactttaaaaaacacgtCAACTAAATGAGTTAGTAAGGTAGTAAGTGTGACATTTCACATACACTTACATGCGCTAATATGAATGGCGGACGTATGGACGGACGAATTTGTCACAACCAAATATTtctttcaggggcggatctagggggatcATGTgcgtacccccccccctcccccttgagatgacctgcggttttctaatacaactggcattatgcaaaaaaaaactatgtggtttattggtgttgaagtagagcaagacacgagtgcaccccctcctaaaaaaaaacctggatccgcccctgtcttTGATGCACAGATAACTAAATTTTGTCATTCATGGTGCTTTGTTTCCCGCACTTTGAGGGCGCAAGAGCTCTACTATGACGTTTTAGCCCAATTTACAGCTTTAATTGTCCAACAATTGTCAGTTACGCGAGCTAGCTTAAGAGTGTCCTGTGGTATGTAAGAAGTTCGAAGTTGTAAACCTGTAAACTACATCATAGCGTTTCTTACCTGTGCCAAAAGCGTCAACGTAAGGAATGGATATGATTGGTTCATTGCGAATTGTTTTTGACGAGAAAAAGTCGTAATAGGTTGCCATGTCATTCCGCAAGGTGTTTGTGTTTGACACATATGTAAATTTTCCAGccttaaagaaaaataacatcAGTTGTTGCAGTGGAAAAGGTATATACCATTACATGTATCTCAAAAGTTGATTGCAACCTAGCTAGAGGCTCATACTTTTTTGCCATTATATGGATACCAGACTACAAAGAAAGCAAATATTAAGCAAATATTACTTCAGCATCTCTCCTATTCTTCTTCAAGGGATAAGTAATTGAAAACTTAACAACTGAATCGCTGTTTCTACGGTGTCTGTCAGCAAACGGTATTAGCGATTTCTGGGCTTTCCCTGGGGGACAATCAGATCCAATATAAAACACTGAGAGAGAGTTTGCTCGAAGGcaactttttttccaaaaagacTTATCTCTGTGATCGCACTTTAAAAAATCGCTTTATCCTGTATACGAAACTTAATGGAGTGTAGTGAAATGAACATTTCAGGTTTTAAAGGCCTTGGCAGGACCCCTTtacccaaacttcccttgagtgcACCCCATCCCCCTGGGCTGTGAATGCAGTAATAAAGTTTATATATCTCAACATCCATGGTTTTATTTAGCGTTCAGAAATCTACCATTTATTTAAGTTGCTCCTGTAAAAAACTTCTATACTTTAAGTACCTGAAATGACTAGTCGGGAACTGTTGCCAAGATTAAGAATCGATAACTAAAAACTAAAAGCGGACTGAAATGATTAGGTTTATCTTACAGTGACATCAGATGGCTTTGTGACACCAAGGCCTTCCTGTTCAGCAATGTAACGCAGAATGAGCAAGTTTGCCAGCATTCCATAAGTCATGATCACCACCTCATTATTCAGCTCagcattctttgtttttattgtttgcaatattttttgttcattatCATTTGGTCTGCCATCCGTTAGAAAGATGATAACCTTCTTCCTGGAAGAACCGCTTATGCCAGATGTGCCATTGAACAGATCGAAGGCTTTAATGAATGCTTTACTATAATCAGTGCCTCCtatgaacag
This window contains:
- the LOC140923485 gene encoding VWFA and cache domain-containing protein 1-like; translated protein: MTSSSAINPGFKPGVRDTVLVSSKVDDIWLREKAEYTKYLVWRYFGTANGVFRITPGTLIAKSYDPTKRPWYHAALRNTGRVSLSTPYIDAFGSGVVITASHTIYRGEATHKHSANDQVIGVMGADFPLSYFHKLLTDTFPSCKDGNYECFVLDGAGFVVMHKDFLSPDIQAKDLEYVHITAKEKEIAEDLLQKGHLVKKRCRHLEKIHTENFYELSIPFQGLNTLTTGQRCRQYQLAKVAGSNAFLGIKKRDDSCPFRSCITCGTNRECSNPPVSSCECPCISRLDFHYCRNEFPASNVSICPVPAPVVPSEQVKDPSTKGLQKCFDPQCDKKLNSDSCDGIVGCYWCVRDKHDAPLNNKYCADINSCYGGKEGTRAPGSTNIPKDKDGKAQVSNKSGMSAGAIAGIVLGVIGFIVVIILIVVKLFKKEIIPKTTARTGCIGRGVPPPAPRSVVHSPPPQPYKVPYASEPGTSMQLAGIPPRYESPPPSYGENQPSAPPYNPYYKQSFRYK
- the LOC140922246 gene encoding VWFA and cache domain-containing protein 1-like — its product is MNLTSLLRRTAFIIFLLLSTCFIPSSVAQLDVTKFSKTLSTLARDGLGTVTLQDAFDSLQFIERPVNGSTAIPILAASIANKFKERFKVVRELKLAVESSWPASPERTPTECCQVKNSGQSEYDSRFRSKVDLSRICVKVSKNAPASPTHVADSVVEKMKKISQDYPVLKWQYFASEQGVLSNFPAWEDTADCGSYDPRFRPFYVETATPEPKDVVLVIDHSGSMSGSRMIVAKEAAKTVLRTMNPRDRIGIVKFNGQASTPVEYDGDGRGCHSQRLADATPINIKYLEEYVESIYANGGTDYSKAFIKAFDLFNGTSGISGSSRKKVIIFLTDGRPNDNEQKILQTIKTKNAELNNEVVIMTYGMLANLLILRYIAEQEGLGVTKPSDVTAGKFTYVSNTNTLRNDMATYYDFFSSKTIRNEPIISIPYVDAFGTGLLTSITLPCYHQGKFIGVVGTDLSMADLLSEVTYFQRGQRSYAWMADSSGRTMMHPLLPAPSDAYGDPIFMDITALEPEPGFNEIFNSIKVGRSGMKSFTSKRFLARGGKIKEGVSVLDIPSTYFWRTVEKTKFTVGIVVADGDKDETLSTQSIPSDFKFLYHRLDLVRPDEPCAHFSRYAAIGKLNEIMNKQKLDC